In one Balaenoptera ricei isolate mBalRic1 chromosome 20, mBalRic1.hap2, whole genome shotgun sequence genomic region, the following are encoded:
- the NDEL1 gene encoding nuclear distribution protein nudE-like 1 isoform X3, protein MDGEDTPDFSSLKEETAYWKELSLKYKQSFQEARDELVEFQEGSRELEAELEAQLVQAEQRNRDLQADNQRLKYEVEALKEKLEHQYAQSYKQVSVLEDDLSQTRAIKEQLHKYVRELEQANDDLERAKRATIVSLEDFEQRLNQAIERNAFLESELDEKESLLVSVQRLKDEARDLRQELAVRERQQEVTRKSAPSSPTLDCEKMDSAVQASLSLPATPVGKGAENSFPSPKAIPNGFGTSPLTPSARISALNIVGDLLRKVGALESKLAACRNFAKDQASRKSYISGNVNCGVMNSNGTKFSRSGHTSFFDKGAVNGFDPASPLPGLGSSRPSSAPGMLPLSV, encoded by the exons ATGGATGGTGAAGATACACCAGATTTTTCAAGTTTAAAGGAGGAAACTGCTTACTGGAAGGAACTTTCCTTGAAGTATAAACAAAG CTTCCAGGAAGCTCGGGATGAGCTAGTTGAATTccaggaaggaagcagagaatTAGAAGCAGAGTTGGAGGCACAGTTAGTACAGGCTGAACAAAGAAATAGAGACTTGCAAGCTGATAACCAAAGACTGAAGTATGAAGTGGAAGCATTAAAG GAGAAACTGGAGCATCAATATGCACAGAGCTACAAGCAGGTCTCAGTATTAGAAGATGATTTAAGTCAGACTCGGGCCATTAAGGAGCAGTTACATAAGTATGTGAGAGAGCTGGAGCAGGCCAATGATGACCTGGAGCGAGCAAAAAG ggcaaCAATAGTTTCGCTGGAAGACTTTGAACAAAGGCTAAATCAAGCCATTGAACGAAATGCATTTTTAGAAAGTGAACTTGATGAAAAGGAATCTTTGTTGGTCTCTGTACAGAGGTTAAAGGATGAAGCAAGAG ATTTAAGACAAGAACTAGCTGTTCGGGAGAGACAGCAGGAAGTAACTAGAAAGTCGGCTCCCAGTTCTCCAACTCTAGACTGTGAAAAGATGGATTCTGCTGTCCAAGCATCACTTTCTTTGCCAGCTACTCCTGTTGGCAAAGGAGCAGAGAACAGTTTTCCTTCACCAAAAG CTATACCAAACGGTTTTGGTACCAGCCCACTGACTCCTTCAGCTAGGATATCAGCACTAAACATCGTGGGGGACCTCTTACGGAAAGTAGGG GCTTTAGAATCCAAATTAGCAGCTTGCAGGAATTTTGCGAAGGACCAAGCATCACGAAAATCCTATATTTCAGGGAATGTTAACTGTGGGGTGATGAATAGCAACGGCACGAAGTTCTCTCGATCAGGGCACACGTCTTTCTTCGACAAAGG GGCAGTAAACGGCTTTGACCCGGCTTCTCCTCTGCCCGGTCTGGGCTCCTCGCGCCCGTCGTCGGCACCGGGTATGCTGCCTCTCAGCGTGTGA
- the NDEL1 gene encoding nuclear distribution protein nudE-like 1 isoform X1 produces MDGEDTPDFSSLKEETAYWKELSLKYKQSFQEARDELVEFQEGSRELEAELEAQLVQAEQRNRDLQADNQRLKYEVEALKEKLEHQYAQSYKQVSVLEDDLSQTRAIKEQLHKYVRELEQANDDLERAKRATIVSLEDFEQRLNQAIERNAFLESELDEKESLLVSVQRLKDEARDLRQELAVRERQQEVTRKSAPSSPTLDCEKMDSAVQASLSLPATPVGKGAENSFPSPKAIPNGFGTSPLTPSARISALNIVGDLLRKVGALESKLAACRNFAKDQASRKSYISGNVNCGVMNSNGTKFSRSGHTSFFDKGQEKVIFPTLFMGSSLLVDV; encoded by the exons ATGGATGGTGAAGATACACCAGATTTTTCAAGTTTAAAGGAGGAAACTGCTTACTGGAAGGAACTTTCCTTGAAGTATAAACAAAG CTTCCAGGAAGCTCGGGATGAGCTAGTTGAATTccaggaaggaagcagagaatTAGAAGCAGAGTTGGAGGCACAGTTAGTACAGGCTGAACAAAGAAATAGAGACTTGCAAGCTGATAACCAAAGACTGAAGTATGAAGTGGAAGCATTAAAG GAGAAACTGGAGCATCAATATGCACAGAGCTACAAGCAGGTCTCAGTATTAGAAGATGATTTAAGTCAGACTCGGGCCATTAAGGAGCAGTTACATAAGTATGTGAGAGAGCTGGAGCAGGCCAATGATGACCTGGAGCGAGCAAAAAG ggcaaCAATAGTTTCGCTGGAAGACTTTGAACAAAGGCTAAATCAAGCCATTGAACGAAATGCATTTTTAGAAAGTGAACTTGATGAAAAGGAATCTTTGTTGGTCTCTGTACAGAGGTTAAAGGATGAAGCAAGAG ATTTAAGACAAGAACTAGCTGTTCGGGAGAGACAGCAGGAAGTAACTAGAAAGTCGGCTCCCAGTTCTCCAACTCTAGACTGTGAAAAGATGGATTCTGCTGTCCAAGCATCACTTTCTTTGCCAGCTACTCCTGTTGGCAAAGGAGCAGAGAACAGTTTTCCTTCACCAAAAG CTATACCAAACGGTTTTGGTACCAGCCCACTGACTCCTTCAGCTAGGATATCAGCACTAAACATCGTGGGGGACCTCTTACGGAAAGTAGGG GCTTTAGAATCCAAATTAGCAGCTTGCAGGAATTTTGCGAAGGACCAAGCATCACGAAAATCCTATATTTCAGGGAATGTTAACTGTGGGGTGATGAATAGCAACGGCACGAAGTTCTCTCGATCAGGGCACACGTCTTTCTTCGACAAAGG gcaagaaaaagtcaTATTTCCCACGTTGTTCATGG GTAGTTCCCTACTGGTAGACGTTTAA
- the NDEL1 gene encoding nuclear distribution protein nudE-like 1 isoform X2, producing the protein MDGEDTPDFSSLKEETAYWKELSLKYKQSFQEARDELVEFQEGSRELEAELEAQLVQAEQRNRDLQADNQRLKYEVEALKEKLEHQYAQSYKQVSVLEDDLSQTRAIKEQLHKYVRELEQANDDLERAKRATIVSLEDFEQRLNQAIERNAFLESELDEKESLLVSVQRLKDEARDLRQELAVRERQQEVTRKSAPSSPTLDCEKMDSAVQASLSLPATPVGKGAENSFPSPKAIPNGFGTSPLTPSARISALNIVGDLLRKVGALESKLAACRNFAKDQASRKSYISGNVNCGVMNSNGTKFSRSGHTSFFDKGQEKVIFPTLFMGQ; encoded by the exons ATGGATGGTGAAGATACACCAGATTTTTCAAGTTTAAAGGAGGAAACTGCTTACTGGAAGGAACTTTCCTTGAAGTATAAACAAAG CTTCCAGGAAGCTCGGGATGAGCTAGTTGAATTccaggaaggaagcagagaatTAGAAGCAGAGTTGGAGGCACAGTTAGTACAGGCTGAACAAAGAAATAGAGACTTGCAAGCTGATAACCAAAGACTGAAGTATGAAGTGGAAGCATTAAAG GAGAAACTGGAGCATCAATATGCACAGAGCTACAAGCAGGTCTCAGTATTAGAAGATGATTTAAGTCAGACTCGGGCCATTAAGGAGCAGTTACATAAGTATGTGAGAGAGCTGGAGCAGGCCAATGATGACCTGGAGCGAGCAAAAAG ggcaaCAATAGTTTCGCTGGAAGACTTTGAACAAAGGCTAAATCAAGCCATTGAACGAAATGCATTTTTAGAAAGTGAACTTGATGAAAAGGAATCTTTGTTGGTCTCTGTACAGAGGTTAAAGGATGAAGCAAGAG ATTTAAGACAAGAACTAGCTGTTCGGGAGAGACAGCAGGAAGTAACTAGAAAGTCGGCTCCCAGTTCTCCAACTCTAGACTGTGAAAAGATGGATTCTGCTGTCCAAGCATCACTTTCTTTGCCAGCTACTCCTGTTGGCAAAGGAGCAGAGAACAGTTTTCCTTCACCAAAAG CTATACCAAACGGTTTTGGTACCAGCCCACTGACTCCTTCAGCTAGGATATCAGCACTAAACATCGTGGGGGACCTCTTACGGAAAGTAGGG GCTTTAGAATCCAAATTAGCAGCTTGCAGGAATTTTGCGAAGGACCAAGCATCACGAAAATCCTATATTTCAGGGAATGTTAACTGTGGGGTGATGAATAGCAACGGCACGAAGTTCTCTCGATCAGGGCACACGTCTTTCTTCGACAAAGG gcaagaaaaagtcaTATTTCCCACGTTGTTCATGG GGCAGTAA